In Luteimonas viscosa, the genomic window CCGCAGGCTGATCGCCAGCTTGCTCAGGGTGGCGCTGGACAGGCGTGTGGGCACGGGATCTCCTCGAAGGCACATGGAGGGTCGCGGGGCGGCCGTGCAGGGAACGCGAAGCGGGGGCGCACGCCCCCGTCGGCAAGCGCGCGTGCGCGGGCGCGCGGCGCGGCGCCGCGGCAAGTCGATGACGGAACGACCGCAGCGCATGCCCGCGGGCGGGAAGACCCTCGCGGGTGCGGCCTAGCGCGCCAGGTGCAGGCCGAAGTCCTCGCTGGCGCCAGCGCCGGTCGCGGCTGGATGGCCCAGGGGCGCGGGCCCCAGGGCATGGGCCGCATCGAACAGCGCCTCCAGCCCGGCGTGGGTACCGCGCAGGCGATCGACCACGGCCGCGGCCCAGTCGAAGTATTCGCGGCGGCGGTAGGCGGGCCAGTCGGCCGGCGGAAACTCGGCGAGGTCGCGCAGGTTGGCGATCTTGTCCGCCAGTTTGATCAGACGGGCGCCATGCGGCACCTGCGCGGCGTGCTCGACCTGCAGGCGCTTGCGCTCGGCCCTGGGCAGCGTCTTGTCGTCGGAGACGGCCTCCACCAGGCGCAGCACGGCGTCGCCGAAGCGCCGACGCAGCGTATCGCGGCCTTCGCCGCGACTGGCCTGGCCGTCGTCGCCACAGCAGTCTTCCAGGTAGTCGTGCAGGGCCGCGGCACAGAGCACCTCGGCATCGTCGATACCCGCCTCGACGGCGAGGATCCGGACCAGGGCGACCGGGTGGTTGATATACGGCGTGGCATCGACGTCCCTGCGTCGCTGCGCTCGATGGGCGTGCGCGGCGAACGCGATGGCGTCGACGACGCGGGCGAGTGGTGCGTGGTGTCCGGTCATCGAGGAGCCTTGTGGTCCGAGCCCAGAATGCCCGGGCAGTGTCGCAGGAGGAGAGACGGCGGGCGCCTGCCGGGCGCGGGCCCCGCATGGCCTCGCAGCGGAGCGCCTGTCTGAACAACGACGGGCCCCTGTTCATCCTGCTGGCGCCCGGGTGGCGCTAGATTTGCTTTGCCACAGGGGGCGAGCCCGCCTGTCGTGGTCCGCATCCGCATGGAGTTCCCGTGTCGTTTTCCCTCTTCGAGT contains:
- a CDS encoding HD domain-containing protein, translated to MTGHHAPLARVVDAIAFAAHAHRAQRRRDVDATPYINHPVALVRILAVEAGIDDAEVLCAAALHDYLEDCCGDDGQASRGEGRDTLRRRFGDAVLRLVEAVSDDKTLPRAERKRLQVEHAAQVPHGARLIKLADKIANLRDLAEFPPADWPAYRRREYFDWAAAVVDRLRGTHAGLEALFDAAHALGPAPLGHPAATGAGASEDFGLHLAR